The Candidatus Latescibacter sp. genomic sequence TAGGTAATAGTGGAGGTATTCAGACAAGCAGTTAAGAGTCTGTCAGTAATCAGTAATTCATTGAATCGCCGGTTAAAGCGATAACAAAATTCATTCAGGTAACTTTGAAGATGTT encodes the following:
- a CDS encoding IS1595 family transposase — its product is HLQSYLNEFCYRFNRRFNELLITDRLLTACLNTSTITYAELTR